A genomic window from Enterobacteriaceae endosymbiont of Macroplea appendiculata includes:
- the clpP gene encoding ATP-dependent Clp endopeptidase proteolytic subunit ClpP, with protein MYNNNNNINNIPNYYNYVPMVIEQNSRGERSYDIFSKLLKERIIFLTGSIEDRMSNLIIAQILFLESVNRHKDIYLYINSPGGIITSGLSIYDTMQLVKPDINTICIGQACSMAAFLLAAGAKKKRFGLPNSRIMIHQPLGGYQGQATDIEIYTQEILRIKKHINILLSLHTGQNISTIEQDTERDRFLTSKEAMQYGLIDDIISSHEKIR; from the coding sequence ATGTATAACAATAATAACAATATAAATAATATACCTAATTATTATAATTACGTTCCTATGGTTATAGAACAGAATAGTCGTGGTGAACGTTCTTATGATATTTTTTCCAAATTATTAAAAGAAAGAATTATTTTTTTAACAGGTTCTATAGAAGATAGAATGTCTAATCTAATTATAGCACAAATATTATTTTTAGAATCTGTCAATCGTCATAAAGATATTTATCTTTATATAAATAGTCCAGGAGGTATTATTACATCAGGATTATCCATTTATGATACAATGCAACTTGTTAAACCAGATATTAATACTATTTGTATTGGACAAGCTTGTTCTATGGCAGCATTTTTATTAGCTGCTGGTGCAAAAAAAAAACGTTTTGGTTTACCTAATTCACGAATCATGATACATCAACCATTAGGTGGTTATCAAGGACAAGCAACAGATATAGAAATATATACTCAAGAAATTTTAAGAATTAAGAAACATATAAATATATTATTATCATTACATACAGGACAAAATATTTCTACTATTGAACAAGATACAGAAAGAGATAGATTTTTAACTTCTAAGGAAGCAATGCAATATGGCTTAATAGATGATATTATATCTTCTCATGAAAAAATTCGATAA
- a CDS encoding BolA family protein, which yields MIIKTIEKKIKIALNPIFLNIKNNSNDHNIITHLQITIVCEHFTTQNLIQRHRLIYKILTKNIMQQIHAISLNTYSVIEWNNIIHDKNVECL from the coding sequence ATGATTATTAAAACAATAGAAAAAAAAATAAAAATTGCATTAAATCCTATATTTCTTAATATTAAAAATAATAGCAATGATCATAATATAATTACACATTTACAAATTACTATTGTATGTGAACATTTTACAACACAAAATTTAATACAAAGACATCGTTTAATTTATAAAATACTAACTAAAAACATCATGCAGCAAATACATGCTATATCATTAAATACATATTCAGTCATAGAATGGAATAATATTATTCACGATAAGAATGTTGAATGTCTGTAA
- a CDS encoding inositol monophosphatase family protein: MRPMLNVAIRIARQIGDIILTYYEKQKQYFNDEDYNFIIKKMIFMISRMIIRTLQNTYHQSFSIKYKKELLILQWQQTIWIINPLDGIDNFIKKFPHFCTSIVILIKGKTEISLVYDPLRNDLFTAIRGQNTQLNGYKLRCNDKIYNSTLFITVNTNYLINNQYINIMKIFIEKTIALRMCGSIALDLAYLSANKINCYIYDNISHFYYFLAGELLIKESGGLITNLIGHCYDKHSKNILAAHANILKIFLSKNQIT; the protein is encoded by the coding sequence ATGCGTCCAATGTTAAATGTTGCTATACGTATAGCACGTCAAATAGGAGATATAATTTTAACATATTATGAAAAACAAAAACAGTATTTTAATGATGAAGATTATAATTTTATTATAAAAAAAATGATATTTATGATTAGTAGAATGATTATTCGTACTTTACAGAATACATATCATCAATCATTTAGCATTAAGTATAAAAAAGAATTATTAATATTACAATGGCAACAAACTATATGGATTATTAATCCTTTAGATGGTATAGATAATTTTATTAAAAAATTTCCACATTTTTGTACATCTATAGTAATTTTAATAAAAGGAAAGACAGAAATATCTTTAGTATATGATCCACTAAGAAATGATTTATTTACAGCTATTAGAGGACAAAATACTCAATTAAATGGTTATAAATTACGTTGTAATGACAAAATTTATAATTCTACATTATTTATTACTGTAAATACAAATTATTTAATAAACAATCAATATATTAATATCATGAAAATATTTATTGAAAAAACTATTGCGTTACGTATGTGTGGTTCTATTGCTTTAGACTTAGCATACTTATCTGCAAATAAAATTAATTGCTATATATATGATAATATATCACATTTTTATTATTTTTTAGCTGGTGAGCTACTTATAAAAGAATCTGGGGGTTTAATAACTAACTTAATAGGTCATTGTTATGATAAACATTCAAAAAATATTTTAGCGGCACATGCAAATATATTGAAAATATTTTTATCAAAAAACCAAATTACATAA
- a CDS encoding NifU family protein has protein sequence MNKKIEQNTDIKKLEKKIRSYIINIINPILLKHGGSLQLKTVTIEKIALVKFIGGCQGCAMSQHTLNNWIVKELLNNFTELTNVQDITMHDIHHFTYYK, from the coding sequence ATGAATAAAAAAATAGAACAAAATACTGATATAAAAAAATTAGAAAAAAAAATTAGATCTTATATTATAAATATTATTAATCCTATATTATTAAAACATGGTGGTTCTTTACAATTAAAAACTGTAACAATAGAAAAAATTGCTTTAGTAAAATTTATTGGTGGTTGTCAAGGTTGTGCAATGAGTCAACATACTTTGAATAATTGGATTGTAAAAGAACTATTAAATAATTTTACAGAACTAACCAATGTTCAAGATATTACTATGCATGATATACATCATTTTACATATTATAAATAA
- a CDS encoding homoserine O-succinyltransferase — MPVIVPQHLPVMKNFLKKNLLIFSNIQNNILQKYSSCKIINIVLLNLMYDKIDTENQIIKILSQSSSLIKLTLLNIDHISSNNINTNIHIKKFYTTLNKIFNKYYDGLIITGAPLGLIKFTDVRYWDEFVRVIYWSLNHVKSVLSICWSVQAILYILYHIPKNTNYKKIIGVFKHQISNKQHYLVQGFDDYFFVPHSRYANFSINFIKQYKYFDIISYSKKSGVYIFTDYKYIFVTGHPEYDRYTLAKEYKYYIKKNISIDIPYHYFINNNITLKPVNRWKSHGYLLFMNWISNLIQI, encoded by the coding sequence ATGCCTGTCATAGTACCACAACATCTACCAGTTATGAAAAATTTTTTAAAGAAAAATTTATTAATTTTTTCTAATATACAAAATAATATTCTACAAAAATATTCATCATGTAAAATAATTAATATTGTTTTATTAAATTTAATGTATGATAAAATAGATACAGAAAATCAAATAATTAAAATACTATCACAATCTTCATCTCTTATAAAATTAACGTTATTAAACATTGATCATATATCCTCAAATAATATAAATACTAATATACATATAAAAAAATTTTATACTACACTAAATAAAATATTTAATAAATATTATGATGGTTTAATTATTACTGGAGCACCATTAGGACTAATAAAGTTTACAGATGTAAGATATTGGGATGAATTTGTTCGTGTGATATATTGGTCATTAAACCATGTAAAATCTGTTTTATCTATTTGTTGGTCTGTACAAGCTATTTTATATATTTTATATCATATACCTAAAAATACGAATTATAAAAAAATAATAGGTGTATTTAAACACCAAATATCAAATAAACAGCATTATTTAGTACAAGGTTTTGATGATTATTTTTTCGTACCTCATTCACGATATGCTAATTTTTCTATTAATTTTATAAAACAATACAAATATTTTGATATTATATCATATTCTAAAAAATCTGGTGTGTATATATTTACAGATTATAAATATATATTTGTTACAGGACATCCAGAATATGATCGTTATACTCTTGCAAAAGAATATAAGTATTATATTAAAAAAAATATATCTATCGATATTCCTTATCATTATTTTATAAACAATAATATTACATTAAAACCTGTTAATAGATGGAAAAGTCATGGATATTTATTATTTATGAATTGGATTTCTAATTTAATACAAATTTAA
- a CDS encoding proline--tRNA ligase, with protein MLADKYLFCTIKKKDIKHLNSHILMLEAGIIKKLSSGIYYWLPTGLKIIKNINNIIRKSMDLVNAIEISIPILQPINIWLQSGRNLDYGMELFKIIDRKKNIFILSPTNEEAITYCVLNIIKSYKDLPIHLYQIQTKFRDEIRPRLGSVRAKEFIMKDSYSFHLNKNCLQQTYNNMLHTYKKIFNYMKLDYVTVIADNNIIGGTISHEFHLFSEHGENCIVHTSKYDYIANIEYATYLLPQKKNINAKKILEKQIITSTKKILDICKDNNISTKKIINTFIIKNNNKENSFVMILIRYGYKFNINKFIKQNPLFISCKMLSEIEIKNIFHIHNINSLGPYNINIPIIADYSVINMYNFIIGINNNQYYINANWNIDLILPNNIQDIRYITYHDLAPNGNKLIITKSIEIAHIFQLDTKYSEAMNLYIYDMYGLKQYLYMGCYGIGITRIMAAIIEQHHDKHGIIWPTTTLAPFKIAIIPINMHNNDAIKNIAYTLYKKFLKHQLEILLDNRLISFGKMLTDMDLIGIPHIIIISAKHLKNHNIEYKSRNTNTKIILSIKNIVSYIINQE; from the coding sequence TTGTTAGCTGATAAATATTTATTTTGTACCATTAAAAAAAAAGATATAAAACATTTAAATAGTCATATTCTTATGTTGGAAGCAGGAATTATTAAAAAACTATCTTCTGGAATTTATTATTGGTTACCTACAGGTTTAAAAATTATAAAAAATATAAATAACATTATAAGAAAATCTATGGATTTAGTTAATGCAATAGAGATATCAATACCTATATTACAGCCTATCAATATTTGGTTACAAAGTGGTCGTAACCTTGATTACGGTATGGAATTATTTAAAATTATAGATAGAAAAAAAAATATTTTTATATTAAGCCCAACTAATGAAGAAGCAATAACATATTGTGTGTTAAATATAATTAAATCTTACAAAGATTTACCAATACATTTATATCAAATACAAACAAAATTTAGAGATGAGATTAGACCTAGATTAGGTAGTGTACGCGCAAAAGAATTTATTATGAAAGATAGTTATTCTTTTCATTTAAACAAAAATTGTTTACAACAAACATATAATAATATGTTGCATACCTATAAAAAAATTTTTAATTATATGAAATTAGATTATGTAACGGTTATAGCTGATAATAATATTATTGGCGGTACTATTTCACATGAGTTTCATTTGTTTTCTGAACATGGAGAAAATTGTATAGTACATACTTCTAAATATGATTATATTGCTAACATAGAATATGCTACATACTTATTACCACAAAAAAAAAATATTAACGCAAAAAAAATCTTAGAAAAACAAATTATCACTAGCACAAAAAAAATATTAGATATATGTAAAGATAATAATATATCAACAAAAAAAATTATTAATACTTTTATTATTAAAAATAATAATAAAGAAAACTCTTTTGTTATGATTTTAATTCGTTATGGTTATAAATTTAATATAAATAAATTTATTAAACAAAATCCATTATTTATATCATGTAAAATGTTATCAGAAATAGAGATTAAAAATATTTTTCATATACATAATATTAATTCTTTAGGACCTTATAATATAAATATTCCTATCATTGCAGATTATTCAGTAATTAATATGTATAATTTTATTATTGGTATTAATAATAACCAATATTATATTAATGCTAATTGGAATATAGATTTAATATTACCAAATAATATTCAAGATATTAGATATATTACTTATCATGATTTAGCTCCTAATGGTAATAAATTAATCATTACAAAAAGTATCGAAATAGCACATATTTTCCAATTAGATACAAAATATTCTGAAGCAATGAATTTATATATTTATGATATGTATGGGTTAAAACAATATCTATATATGGGCTGTTATGGAATTGGTATTACTCGTATAATGGCTGCTATTATAGAACAGCACCATGATAAACATGGTATTATTTGGCCTACTACTACTTTAGCACCATTTAAAATAGCTATTATTCCTATTAATATGCATAATAATGATGCTATTAAAAATATTGCTTATACTTTATATAAAAAATTTTTAAAACATCAATTAGAAATATTATTAGATAATAGACTAATTAGTTTCGGGAAAATGTTAACTGATATGGATCTGATCGGTATACCACATATAATTATTATTAGTGCTAAACATTTAAAAAATCATAATATAGAATATAAATCTAGAAATACTAATACTAAAATAATTTTATCTATAAAAAATATTGTTTCATATATTATAAATCAAGAATAA
- the tilS gene encoding tRNA lysidine(34) synthetase TilS, translating to MLITKKIQYILYKLHNILLSYSGGLDSSVLLYDLVQLRKKYPSITIRAIHINHNLNYISKTWINKCFLTCKKLHVDFIYKNIFIYKKSNIEEEARIKRYKILNNLIKADEYLVTAHHLDDQCETILLALKRGSGLKGLSGIAEQNNIKKMKIFRPLLYISKKKILWYALQHNITWIDDPSNIDNRYDRNFLRNIILPQINIRWPFFRKTIIRSAKICQEQETLLNEFLNPILNNLIQENKSIFFIPLKFYSVYKRYAILRKWLEYNKCHMVTYKTLSLIWNEVICAQKLTSKIIIHKKIICKNNTYLFCLNYIPTLQKIILFWYDIKHALILPYKLGTLCIVKKDITNSIVVRYPYENENIYVKFYDNQKIYFCQNNFKKININHIWNKLSIPIYKRNQIPLLFYNNCLIADLENNLITIHGKVMPNNQSLYITWIKIE from the coding sequence ATGTTAATTACAAAAAAAATACAATATATTTTATACAAACTACATAATATTTTACTATCGTATAGTGGTGGTTTAGATTCTTCTGTATTATTATATGATTTAGTACAATTACGTAAAAAATATCCTAGTATAACAATTAGAGCAATACATATTAACCATAATTTAAATTATATATCTAAAACATGGATTAATAAATGTTTTCTGACATGTAAAAAATTGCATGTTGATTTTATATATAAAAATATTTTTATATATAAAAAAAGTAACATAGAAGAAGAAGCAAGAATAAAAAGATACAAGATCTTGAATAATTTAATTAAAGCTGATGAATATCTTGTCACTGCACATCATCTTGATGATCAATGTGAAACAATACTGTTGGCTTTAAAAAGAGGTAGCGGACTAAAAGGATTATCAGGTATTGCAGAACAAAATAATATTAAAAAAATGAAAATATTTCGTCCGTTACTATATATTTCGAAAAAAAAAATTTTATGGTATGCTCTACAACATAATATTACTTGGATTGATGATCCAAGTAATATAGATAATAGATATGACCGTAATTTTTTAAGGAATATTATTTTGCCACAAATTAATATAAGATGGCCGTTTTTTAGAAAAACTATTATTAGATCTGCAAAAATATGTCAAGAACAAGAAACATTATTAAATGAATTTTTAAATCCTATTTTAAATAATCTTATCCAAGAAAATAAAAGTATATTTTTTATACCTTTAAAATTTTATAGCGTATATAAACGATATGCTATTTTAAGAAAATGGTTAGAATATAATAAATGTCATATGGTTACATATAAAACATTATCTTTAATATGGAATGAAGTAATATGTGCTCAAAAGTTAACATCTAAAATTATAATACATAAGAAAATAATTTGTAAAAATAATACATATTTATTTTGTTTAAATTATATTCCTACTTTACAAAAAATTATATTGTTTTGGTACGATATTAAGCATGCTTTAATTTTACCATATAAACTAGGTACATTATGTATTGTTAAAAAAGATATTACTAATAGTATAGTAGTACGTTATCCATATGAAAACGAAAATATATATGTTAAATTTTATGATAATCAAAAGATTTATTTTTGCCAAAATAATTTTAAAAAAATAAACATTAATCATATATGGAATAAATTATCTATTCCGATTTATAAAAGAAACCAAATACCATTATTATTTTATAACAATTGTTTAATTGCAGATTTAGAAAATAATTTAATCACTATACATGGGAAAGTAATGCCAAATAACCAATCTCTATACATTACATGGATAAAAATAGAATAA
- the dnaE gene encoding DNA polymerase III subunit alpha has translation MTKKTFIHLNIHSDYSIQDGLSKIEQFIQQAIKFNMPAIAITDITNLFGLIKFYQLAHQSGIKAIVGAECRIKFLQQCTKITILGINNVGYQNLKYLISIAHQYGYDSSFGPIINYQLLQKYNHGLIILSGGIEGDIGINLLENNFNRVTKIISFYKKYFYNRFYLELTRTNKIHEKNYINMALNLAYDYSLPVIATNTVRFLNKNDFQAHNIRVAINQSTTLSIFLRNNPYSQEQFFKNSQDMITLFADIPEAIQNSIEIAQRCNIFLTLNKYFLPKFYINNITPEKYLIQKSFSGLEKKIISLLHKTSQKINKSIYEKRLSKELTVINKMGFASYFLIVMEFVQWAKKHNIPVGPARGSGAGSLVAYVLQITDVDPIKFNLIFERFLNPERISLPDFDIDFCMEKRDLVIDHVKKIYGLNSVAQIITFGTMTAKAVIRDVGRVLGFPYDFINRISKLIPTDIGITLKKAFVNKKLLDIYKSDNNVRDLVDAAVKLEGTIKNIGKHAGGVVIAPTQLVKFMPIYCDHTGNNILTQFDKNDIENIGLVKFDFLGLRTLTILHHTLKMIKQNYNIKIRLQNLKLDDIKIFNFLKKANTVGIFQLESKGIQELIKHLQPDNFEDIVSLLALFRPGPLQSGMVENFINRKHGKEIISYPDKVWQHDKLKPILQSTYGIILYQEQVMQIAQVLSGYSLGQADVLRRVISKKQHQEMIKQRSLFLHGAKKMNTNKTLVMKIFNFLEKFSAYGFNKSHSVGYALISYQTLWLKIYYPHEFMAAVLSSELDNTKKIMNLIQECKNMHIKIIPPTINDSLYKFHVHNKDIIYGLGAIKGIGSYQALQIINNRMKYGKFKSMIDLCIRMHYDKNNKHIIEKLILSGALDCFSYHRSVLMLHLDNIIKITNIYIKEKSTKQMNLLSLQNHVNLENSLLNIKKIFLSNKEIFLKEKNILGMYLTNHPLIDYYKEVKYYTNNISIKQMCNTYKNNIIKITACGIITNIHHNINYKKEKCVIFDIDDNTAKIEVNMMLNIFYKFNYLIKNNHIVILYGTLRLDNYLNVFKIDAYNIISLINMRKKFLQNIYIIIHNKDIMLDDLFIYIKQILSVKYHDDYIPVYFYTTLQQKLFSKENFYFNHHDITLSQIQYLSQLKYFDVKFNFK, from the coding sequence ATGACAAAAAAAACTTTTATACATTTAAATATTCATAGTGATTATTCCATACAAGATGGATTATCAAAAATTGAACAATTTATTCAACAAGCTATTAAATTTAATATGCCTGCAATAGCTATAACAGATATTACTAATTTATTTGGTTTAATAAAATTTTATCAATTAGCACATCAATCTGGTATTAAAGCAATTGTAGGTGCAGAATGTAGAATAAAATTTCTCCAACAATGTACTAAAATAACTATTTTAGGCATAAATAATGTTGGTTATCAAAACTTAAAATATTTAATATCTATAGCACATCAATATGGTTATGATAGTTCTTTTGGACCTATAATTAATTATCAATTATTACAAAAATATAATCATGGTTTAATTATTTTATCTGGTGGTATAGAAGGTGATATAGGTATTAATTTACTTGAAAATAATTTTAATAGAGTAACAAAAATTATCTCTTTTTATAAGAAATATTTTTATAATCGTTTTTATTTAGAATTAACACGTACTAATAAAATACATGAAAAGAATTATATTAACATGGCTTTAAATTTAGCTTATGATTATTCTTTACCTGTTATAGCAACTAATACTGTACGTTTTTTAAATAAAAATGATTTTCAAGCTCATAACATACGTGTTGCGATTAATCAAAGTACAACTTTAAGTATATTTTTAAGAAATAATCCTTATAGTCAAGAACAATTTTTTAAAAACTCTCAAGATATGATTACTTTATTTGCTGATATACCAGAAGCTATACAAAATAGTATTGAAATTGCACAAAGATGTAATATTTTTTTAACATTAAATAAATATTTTTTACCTAAATTTTATATTAATAATATTACTCCAGAAAAATATCTTATACAAAAATCTTTTTCTGGTTTGGAAAAAAAAATTATATCTTTATTACATAAAACTTCACAAAAAATTAATAAAAGCATTTATGAAAAAAGATTATCAAAAGAATTAACAGTTATTAATAAAATGGGTTTCGCAAGTTATTTTTTAATTGTTATGGAATTTGTACAATGGGCTAAAAAACATAATATTCCTGTAGGTCCTGCTAGAGGTTCTGGAGCAGGTTCATTAGTAGCATATGTTTTACAGATAACAGATGTAGATCCTATAAAATTTAATTTAATTTTTGAAAGATTTTTGAATCCAGAAAGAATTTCGTTACCGGATTTTGATATTGATTTTTGTATGGAAAAACGTGATTTAGTTATTGATCATGTAAAAAAAATATATGGTTTAAACTCAGTAGCACAAATTATTACTTTTGGTACTATGACTGCTAAAGCAGTCATTAGAGATGTAGGTAGAGTATTAGGTTTTCCTTATGATTTTATTAATCGTATATCTAAATTAATACCTACAGATATAGGTATAACTTTAAAAAAAGCTTTTGTAAACAAAAAATTATTAGATATATATAAATCAGATAATAATGTAAGAGACTTAGTTGATGCTGCTGTAAAATTAGAAGGAACAATAAAAAACATAGGGAAACATGCTGGTGGTGTAGTAATAGCACCTACACAGCTAGTTAAATTCATGCCAATATATTGTGATCATACAGGTAATAATATTTTAACACAATTTGATAAAAATGATATTGAAAATATTGGTTTAGTTAAATTTGATTTTTTAGGATTACGTACATTAACAATATTACATCATACATTAAAAATGATAAAACAAAATTATAATATTAAAATTAGATTACAAAACCTAAAATTAGATGATATAAAAATTTTTAATTTTTTAAAAAAAGCTAATACTGTAGGTATTTTTCAATTAGAATCAAAAGGTATACAAGAACTAATTAAACACTTACAACCAGATAACTTTGAAGATATAGTATCTTTACTAGCTTTATTTCGTCCTGGACCATTACAATCCGGTATGGTTGAAAATTTTATTAATCGTAAACATGGCAAAGAAATAATTTCATATCCTGATAAAGTTTGGCAACATGATAAGTTAAAACCAATATTACAATCAACATATGGCATTATTTTATATCAAGAACAAGTTATGCAAATTGCACAAGTATTATCTGGATATAGTTTAGGACAAGCTGATGTTTTACGTCGTGTAATAAGTAAAAAACAACATCAAGAAATGATAAAACAAAGATCATTGTTTTTACATGGTGCTAAAAAAATGAATACTAACAAAACGTTAGTAATGAAAATTTTTAATTTTTTAGAAAAATTTTCTGCATATGGATTTAATAAATCACATTCTGTAGGTTATGCTTTAATTTCTTATCAAACTCTCTGGTTAAAAATATATTATCCACATGAATTTATGGCTGCTGTTTTAAGTTCTGAATTAGATAATACAAAAAAAATTATGAATTTAATTCAAGAATGTAAAAATATGCATATTAAAATTATACCACCCACTATTAATGATAGCTTATATAAATTTCATGTTCATAATAAAGATATTATATATGGTTTAGGTGCTATTAAAGGTATAGGATCATATCAAGCTTTACAAATTATTAATAATAGAATGAAATATGGTAAATTTAAATCTATGATAGATTTATGTATACGTATGCATTATGATAAAAATAATAAACATATTATTGAAAAATTAATTTTATCTGGTGCATTAGATTGTTTTTCATACCATAGAAGTGTATTAATGTTACATTTAGATAATATTATTAAAATAACAAATATTTATATAAAAGAAAAAAGTACAAAACAAATGAATTTATTATCATTACAGAATCATGTAAATTTAGAAAATAGTTTATTAAATATAAAAAAAATATTTTTATCAAATAAAGAAATTTTTTTAAAAGAAAAAAACATTTTAGGAATGTATTTAACAAATCATCCTCTTATTGATTATTATAAAGAAGTAAAATATTATACTAATAATATTAGTATAAAACAAATGTGTAATACTTATAAAAATAATATAATTAAAATTACAGCATGTGGTATTATTACAAATATACATCATAATATAAATTATAAAAAAGAAAAATGTGTTATTTTTGATATAGATGATAATACAGCGAAAATTGAAGTAAATATGATGTTAAATATATTCTATAAATTTAATTATTTAATCAAAAATAATCACATAGTTATTTTATATGGTACTCTACGTTTAGATAATTATCTAAATGTTTTTAAAATTGATGCTTATAATATTATTAGTTTAATAAATATGAGAAAAAAATTTTTACAAAATATATATATTATTATACATAATAAAGATATTATGTTAGATGACTTATTTATATATATAAAACAGATCCTATCTGTTAAATATCATGATGATTATATTCCTGTATATTTTTACACAACTTTACAACAAAAATTATTTTCAAAAGAAAATTTTTATTTTAATCATCATGACATAACATTATCACAAATACAATATTTATCTCAACTAAAATATTTTGATGTAAAATTTAATTTTAAATAA
- the fabZ gene encoding 3-hydroxyacyl-ACP dehydratase FabZ → MNNILYINEILNILPHRYPFILIDRIIYIDTNKLVIHVIKNITINEPYFIGHFPNKPIYPGVLILESMLQTTGILLYKTISNNVIKQKMFYIVSIKNIRFKQKVIPGDQIIIKSYFKYNKKNFFFYDSIAIVNNIIVCIANKICIQITK, encoded by the coding sequence TTGAATAATATTCTTTACATTAATGAAATTTTAAATATTTTACCACATCGTTACCCATTTATTTTAATAGATCGTATCATATATATTGATACTAATAAATTAGTAATACATGTTATAAAAAATATTACTATTAATGAACCATATTTTATAGGGCATTTTCCTAATAAACCAATTTATCCTGGAGTATTAATATTAGAATCTATGTTACAAACTACAGGAATTTTATTATATAAAACTATATCTAATAATGTTATTAAACAAAAAATGTTTTATATTGTTAGTATTAAAAATATACGTTTTAAACAAAAAGTTATTCCTGGAGATCAAATAATTATTAAAAGTTATTTTAAATATAACAAAAAAAATTTTTTTTTTTATGATTCTATAGCTATAGTTAATAATATTATTGTTTGTATTGCAAATAAGATTTGTATACAAATTACAAAATAA